The Terriglobia bacterium genome contains the following window.
TACTTCAGCAATGATGCGCACCGGGCCCCCTCCGTCGAGCGCCTCGCGGAACAACGCAACCGGTTTCGCCGTCTCGGCCATGCGCCTGACGATCGGTTCAGGCACGCGCAATTTGGAGACCTCAAGCCGTTTGCGCTTGGCTTCCACAATGCGCGCAAGGATGTGTGTTCTATCCAGTTCTTTCAAGAAAGCTGCCTCAGTTCGTCGAGTTTTTTAAGTGCGGCGCCCGAATCGATCGATTCGCCTGCCAGGCGGACCCCTTCTTTCCAGGTTTTCGCCGCGCCGCCGGCTACCAGGGCCGGAGCCGCATTCAGCAACACGACGTCGCGGCGCGCGCCGCGTTCTCCGCGGAAAATACTTTCGATAATTTTTGCGTTCTCCGCGGCATCGCCGCCGAGGATGGCGTCAACCTTCGCAGGCGTCATGCCGAAGTCCTCGGGCGTCATCAGGAATTGCCGAAGCTCGCCGTCGCGCAACTCGACCACGTAGGTGCGGCTCGCAATGGAAACTTCATCAAGCCCGTTCGCGCCATGCACTACAAATGCATGGCGCAGGCCCAGGCCGCAAAGCGCATTCCCCATCAGTTCCATGATCTCCGGTGATGACACCCCGACGACCTGAAAACATGCCGCCGCCGGATTCGCGAGTGGCCCCAGAATATTGAAAACGGTCCGGACCTTCAGCTGTGTACGCGCCGGCATGACGTGCTTCATCGAGGTGTGGAATCGCTGCGCGAACAGGAAACCGATGCCGACATCTTTGATTGCCGAGCGAAGACGGTCCATAGGCATCTGGATATCGACGCCGAGTGCTTCCATCACGTCCGCGCTGCCGCACTTGCTCGATGCGGAGCGGTTCCCGTGTTTCGCCACGCGGACGCCGGCCGCCGCCGCGACGAACGCCGCCGCGGTTGAAATGTTGAATGTGCCCGAGCGGTCGCCGCCCGTGCCTGCAGTGTCGAGAACCGCCAGGGTTTCTCCTTGCCACAGCGGCTCCGCTTTCTCACGCATCACCCGCGCAAAGCCGATCAATTCCGGTGCGGTCTCCCCTTTCATCCGTAGTGCAATCAGGAAAGCCCCGATCTGCGCTTCCGTCGCGCGGCCTGCCATGATTTCTTCCATGGCGCTCCGCGCTTCCTGCTCGGTCAGATCGATGCGGTCGATCATCTTCTGGATCAATTCGCCGATCATGATTTGAGGAAGTTCTTCAGCAGGTTCTTGCCTACGACGGTCATAATCGATTCGCAGTGAAACTGAATGCCTTCGGTCGGATAATCCCGGTGCCGTAATCCCATCACCACGCCATCCTTGGTTTCGGCGCTGATTTCGAGCGACGTCGGCACCTGAGTGACCATTAAGGAGTGATAGCGTGTCGCCGGGAATCCCTGAGGCAAACCTGCGAAAAGGCCCTTGCTGTCATGAAAAATCTCGCTGACCTTGCCGTGCATCAGCGTCGGCGCCCGCACGATTTTGCCGCCGAATACCTCTCCGATCGCCTGGTGTCCGAGGCAAACACCGAGAATCGGCGTCGATTTGTGGAAGTAGCGGACGAGATCTTCCGTGATTCCCGCCTCCGCCGGCGTGCCCGGTCCCGGAGAAATCACGATCCGCGTGGGTTTCATGCGTTCGATTTCTTCAAGCGAGATTTTGTCGTTACGGAAAACGCGCAGCTCCTCACCCAGCTCGCCGAG
Protein-coding sequences here:
- the trpD gene encoding anthranilate phosphoribosyltransferase, which produces MIGELIQKMIDRIDLTEQEARSAMEEIMAGRATEAQIGAFLIALRMKGETAPELIGFARVMREKAEPLWQGETLAVLDTAGTGGDRSGTFNISTAAAFVAAAAGVRVAKHGNRSASSKCGSADVMEALGVDIQMPMDRLRSAIKDVGIGFLFAQRFHTSMKHVMPARTQLKVRTVFNILGPLANPAAACFQVVGVSSPEIMELMGNALCGLGLRHAFVVHGANGLDEVSIASRTYVVELRDGELRQFLMTPEDFGMTPAKVDAILGGDAAENAKIIESIFRGERGARRDVVLLNAAPALVAGGAAKTWKEGVRLAGESIDSGAALKKLDELRQLS
- a CDS encoding aminodeoxychorismate/anthranilate synthase component II — its product is MILVIDNYDSFTYNLVQYLGELGEELRVFRNDKISLEEIERMKPTRIVISPGPGTPAEAGITEDLVRYFHKSTPILGVCLGHQAIGEVFGGKIVRAPTLMHGKVSEIFHDSKGLFAGLPQGFPATRYHSLMVTQVPTSLEISAETKDGVVMGLRHRDYPTEGIQFHCESIMTVVGKNLLKNFLKS